A single genomic interval of Microbacterium sp. LWO14-1.2 harbors:
- a CDS encoding NAD(P)H-quinone dehydrogenase: protein MGGMSSTPFERTQRVAVLGGGPGGYEAALAAAQLGAEVTLVERVGVGGAAVLTDVVPSKSLIATADAAVAISEASDLGVQFYAKGEHGKPLKPEIAINLAAVNKRLIALAGQQSEDMRSTLLEAGVRILSGHGRLEGPNAIVVSTGQDGTDFDRIEADTIVVAVGASPRELDSAKPDGKRILTWTQLYDMKALPEHLIVVGSGVTGAEFASAYMNLGSKVTLVSSREQVLPGEDQDAAKVLEKVFKRGGMELLSKARAEKVEVIDDGVRVTLADGRTVEGSHCLMAVGSIPNTKGIGLEDAGVELTEQGNIRVNRVARTSVPNVYAVGDCTNFFPLASVASMQGRTAVFHALGDIVIPLELIKITSNIFTAPEIATVGYSQKDVEEGVADGLVYKLPLAANPRAKMMGIKDGFVKLIARKGSGTVIGGVIVAPKASELIYPIAVAVERRLTVDQVSRVFAAYPSLSSSITDASRAMHLVNAKIN, encoded by the coding sequence ATGGGAGGCATGTCTTCCACGCCCTTCGAACGCACTCAGCGCGTCGCCGTGCTCGGCGGCGGCCCCGGCGGATACGAGGCTGCCCTCGCGGCAGCCCAGCTCGGAGCCGAGGTGACCCTCGTCGAGCGGGTGGGCGTCGGTGGAGCGGCCGTGCTCACCGACGTCGTCCCGTCGAAGAGCCTCATCGCCACCGCCGACGCGGCTGTCGCGATCTCGGAGGCATCCGACCTCGGAGTGCAGTTCTACGCCAAGGGCGAGCACGGCAAGCCGCTCAAGCCCGAGATCGCCATCAACCTCGCCGCCGTCAACAAGCGGCTCATCGCGCTCGCCGGCCAGCAGTCCGAGGACATGCGCTCGACCCTGCTCGAGGCGGGAGTGCGCATCCTCTCCGGGCACGGGCGCCTCGAGGGCCCGAACGCGATCGTCGTCTCGACCGGGCAGGACGGCACCGACTTCGACCGCATCGAGGCCGACACGATCGTCGTCGCGGTCGGAGCGTCGCCGCGTGAGCTCGATTCCGCGAAGCCCGACGGCAAGCGCATCCTCACCTGGACGCAGCTGTACGACATGAAGGCGCTCCCCGAGCACCTCATCGTCGTCGGGTCGGGCGTCACGGGTGCCGAGTTCGCGTCCGCGTACATGAACCTCGGATCGAAGGTGACTCTCGTCTCCAGCCGCGAGCAGGTGCTGCCCGGCGAGGACCAGGACGCGGCGAAGGTGCTCGAGAAGGTCTTCAAGCGCGGGGGCATGGAGTTGCTGTCGAAAGCCCGTGCCGAGAAGGTCGAGGTGATCGACGACGGCGTCCGTGTGACGCTCGCCGACGGCCGCACGGTCGAGGGCAGCCACTGCTTGATGGCGGTCGGCTCGATCCCGAACACGAAGGGCATCGGGCTCGAGGACGCGGGCGTCGAGCTCACCGAGCAGGGCAACATCCGGGTCAACCGCGTCGCTCGCACCTCGGTGCCCAACGTGTACGCGGTCGGCGACTGCACGAACTTCTTCCCGCTCGCCTCCGTCGCGTCGATGCAGGGGCGCACGGCGGTGTTCCACGCCCTGGGCGACATCGTGATCCCGTTGGAGCTCATCAAGATCACCTCCAACATCTTCACCGCGCCCGAGATCGCGACCGTCGGGTACTCGCAGAAGGACGTCGAGGAAGGGGTGGCCGACGGCCTCGTCTACAAGCTTCCTCTCGCCGCGAATCCCCGAGCGAAGATGATGGGCATCAAGGACGGCTTCGTGAAGCTCATCGCCCGCAAGGGGTCGGGTACGGTCATCGGCGGCGTCATCGTGGCGCCGAAGGCGTCGGAGCTCATCTACCCGATCGCCGTCGCGGTCGAGCGCCGACTCACCGTCGACCAGGTCTCGCGGGTCTTCGCGGCATACCCGTCGCTGTCGAGCAGCATCACCGACGCCAGCCGCGCGATGCACCTCGTCAACGCGAAGATCAACTAG
- a CDS encoding purine-nucleoside phosphorylase produces the protein MPENHSNPLDDPNANPFEVAAAAAADIARLTGVEKHDIALTLGSGWGKAADIIGETVATIPATEVTGFSKPALEGHVGTLRSIRTPDGKNVLVIGARTHYYEGHGVRRVVHSVRTAAATGAGIMVLTNGAGGVRETWKPGQPVLISDHINLTADSPLEGATFIDLTDLYSSRLRDVARSVDPSLDEGVYTQFRGPHYETPAEVQMAKHIGGHIVGMSTALEAIAAREAGMEILGFSLITNLAAGIQKTPLSHAEVIEAGREAEPVISALLARVVEAL, from the coding sequence ATGCCTGAAAACCACAGCAACCCCCTCGACGACCCGAATGCGAACCCCTTCGAGGTCGCAGCCGCAGCGGCCGCGGACATCGCCCGGCTCACCGGCGTCGAGAAGCACGACATCGCCCTGACGCTCGGCAGCGGGTGGGGCAAGGCGGCCGACATCATCGGCGAGACCGTCGCCACGATCCCGGCGACCGAGGTCACCGGCTTCTCGAAGCCGGCGCTCGAGGGACACGTCGGCACGCTCCGCAGCATCCGCACGCCCGACGGCAAGAACGTCCTCGTGATCGGCGCTCGCACGCACTACTACGAGGGGCACGGTGTCCGTCGTGTCGTCCACTCCGTCCGCACAGCCGCGGCCACGGGGGCGGGGATCATGGTCCTCACGAACGGCGCGGGCGGCGTGCGCGAGACGTGGAAGCCGGGCCAGCCGGTGCTCATCAGCGACCACATCAACCTCACGGCCGACTCGCCGCTCGAGGGCGCGACCTTCATCGACCTCACCGATCTGTATTCGTCTCGCCTGCGCGACGTCGCGCGCAGCGTCGACCCGTCCCTCGACGAGGGCGTGTACACGCAGTTCCGCGGACCGCACTACGAGACGCCGGCCGAGGTGCAGATGGCGAAGCACATCGGCGGGCACATCGTCGGCATGTCGACCGCCCTCGAGGCGATCGCCGCGCGCGAGGCGGGGATGGAGATCCTCGGCTTCTCGCTGATCACGAACCTCGCCGCCGGCATCCAGAAGACACCGCTCAGTCACGCGGAGGTGATCGAGGCGGGCCGTGAGGCCGAGCCCGTCATCTCGGCGCTGCTGGCCCGAGTGGTCGAGGCGCTGTGA